A genome region from Populus alba chromosome 5, ASM523922v2, whole genome shotgun sequence includes the following:
- the LOC118045866 gene encoding 2,3-bisphosphoglycerate-dependent phosphoglycerate mutase 1-like — translation MIYTSALIRAQMTAMLAMTQHRRKKVPIILHNENEQAREWSQIFSEDTKKQSIPVVTASQLNERMYGELQGLNKQETADRFGKEKVHEWRRSYDIPPPNGESLEMCAERAVAYFKDHIEPQLLSGKNVMIAAHGNSLRSIIMYLDKLTSQEVINLELSTGIPMLYILKGGKFIRRGSPAGPTEAGVYAYTRSLALYRQKLDDMLR, via the exons ATGATATATACATCAGCCTTGATACGTGCGCAGATGACTGCCATGCTTGCCATGACTCAGCATCGTCGCAAAAAG GTTCCTATCATTTTACACAATGAGAATGAACAGGCAAGGGAATGGAGTCAAATTTTTAGTGAAGATACAAAAAAGCAATCAATCCCAGTTGTAACAGCTTCGCAATTAAATGAAAGAAT GTATGGTGAATTGCAGGGTCTCAATAAGCAGGAAACAGCAGATAGGTTTGGAAAGGAAAAGGTTCACGAGTGGCGGAGGAGTTATGACATACCTCCACCCAATGGCGAGAGTTTGGAAATGTGTGCTGAAAGAGCAGTTGCTTATTTCAAAGATCAC ATTGAGCCTCAACTTCTATCTGGGAAGAATGTGATGATTGCTGCCCATGGGAATTCACTGAGGTCCATCATAATGTACCTTGACAAATTAACTTCACAGGAG GTTATCAACTTAGAATTATCAACTGGAATACCAATGCTTTACATATTAAAAGGAGGGAAATTCATTAGGAGGGGAAGTCCTGCAGGACCAACTGAGGCTGGCGTGTATGCATATACTAGG